The region TGTATAATGGAAGACATTGTTGAGTGATGCTGAACCGTACGTAAGCCACCTTTCTGTATGTGTTCTTTGCATCGTTTTGTCGTCCTCAATGTCTTTCTTTACTTTTAGGTTTTTCTCTGAATGCAGTTTTTATCGCCGCCCACCGCCAAGTGCAATGTTCATGATCTATCCATCTCAAATCTCAcctcttcttttctttactCCCCACCCCGCACCCTGCTTTATAGTGTACTGCTGTGGGCCTATGCGTCTGCGCTCCAAACACTCCTGAAGTCTCTCTCTGGCTTGACCCCCCCATCGTCCGACAATCCAATCCAATCAGTTCCCTTTGCTTCTTCTTGGCCCTTCTTATTTCTGCTGGACCTCCCTCTGATGTTCACCACCCTCCTCTCATTCATTTAAGAAATGTTCTACTGTTTCTTCTGTACTCTTTTATATATGTTGTCTTATTGCATTATTTGAATCGTCCTCATTTCTATTACTTGCTTTCACTTGGTGCCACAATGCCTCACAGAAGCCACTTTGCAGTAAACCCAACTGCACCTGTGCTTGTGATGGTTTGGATTTGATTCTGTTAAGGACACAAAATGCAGCAAGTGAAAGCAAGTAGTGCTCTCCAATttcacttttcttcttttttttcttttttttttacaaatgtatgtatataccgTTGGTGGTTTTGTATTTCAACTTGATCCGTTGGTTGTTATAGATTATGCATGAGATCAGAGCTGAGTTAAAAGTGGACACACAGAATGTGGTCAGAAGGCTATACAAGGACAGATGAGCTAAACCCTGGACGTATCAGTTAACAGCGTGATTGATGAGCGACATGCTCACAAGAGGCTGTGAGGCGAGGCCATGTGATATCTATTCGCCAATATTTTGGTGATGCGATATCTGCAGATCAATAGTTGGACAGcgtatgtttctctctctctctgtgtgcttgATGTTGTGGCTTGGTTAAGAATGTGACACCTGAATGCATGCTGCCTTTGGCACTATTATGGAAAGGGTGATCTATCAATGACATGTTGCTTTTAGGTAGTGGTGCCTCATGTATTTTAATGATAAGTGTATGAAATAGAAGACCTTTACTTAGAAAAGAGAATGACACTTAACACTGATTTGTTGTAGgacttttgttattattattattattattgtgaagGCTTATAGTTGCATGAATGCTTCatggtttgtttttaaatgatggGTAGGAAATCCAAGATGACCCTTTTGTTGTGACAACACTATGTGAAAAATGGGTGTTTGGGATCCAGAGAAAAAACTAAGTATATGATTTGGATCtttggctgaaaaaaaatgcGAGACACCAGAGTGGCCTTAAAGGAAGACTGTATCCTAAAACAACTTGTTTACAATTTTGAGCACTGTAGTATTAGATGCATGTTAAgaaatgctgaaaaaaatgCTCTTTTGTGTGGTGACTATGTTAAGGGAATGGAGCCACTTGTTTTTATCACGTTACGATATGTGGTGTCACAGGATCTAATCAATTAATGTATGTAAAATATGATTTTGCCATCTGCAAATTGTAAGCCGAGTTATGGTTTAAAACTTGTAGCCTAGTAACTTGGGTGGATGATGTGTACTCATTTAGCCTGTAGAGTTGTGATAATGAACACACACTTATCTGTAAAGGCAATCTGTGTTGTGattgaaaaacatatatacatatatttatgtcTGAAAGCCATTTTTCAATTAAACAGTTGAAGACTGGATCAAGATTCAAGGACTTTGGTTTGGCATTGTGCATGGGTTGCCGTGGTTACATTTTGACAAGTAACCACGTCACAGTATTGATTTGCTTGGGACACTTTTTGTTTGGCTTTAACTGAAGCATGTGCCTAAGGTCATATTGACTTGGAAGTTTGAGAACTACATGTGGATGTTTACTTGTGTGTTTGTAATGCAAGCATATACATGTGTATACGCATGAGAGCAgaagacggtgtgtgtgtgtatacgtgcacttgtctgtgcgtgtgtgtgtgtgtgtgtgtgtgctgattgTGGCTGTAGCTGGCATGACTAAGCTGTTGCTGGGAAGGAGCTGGGAGGACAGCCCTGTGAGTCATCACCACATCTCCTGGAACTGACTGTTCTCTCCACACCATTAGGACCAGGCCCAAAACTGACAGgcccagtacacacacacacacacacacacataggaagACATATTGGAGCATAATGCATGCccaaatgcatgcacacactcacagacacctGGTATTACAAGCAAGGTCACTCACTGTTAAACTCATTTTCAAGAATCCCCTGTTGAGTTCCCAGTCCTGTGCATGCTGGGCCGGGACTGCTGAAAACCAAATGGTACATTGATTTTTATTCTCTTGGCCTAGAGTTCAATGAGATCAGTGACAGACTAAATAAGTTCTCCAAAACCCGCAGGACTGACCAGAGCATGACTGTACTAGAGAGATGAGAGGGTATGAAGCAATATCTATCTTTCACTGGAATCTAAAACAGTACTgtaaaaatctaattaaaaGGGTTTGTTTACAGTAATTCCGCCCACACATCATTAAAGCTGTTTTATCAAGCCACAAGTGGTCGTGCTCCGGgcttgtgtttgtatatttggcTTGTGTTttctggtttgtgtgtgtgtgtgtgtatgtgtgtggtgtcAGAGGAAGTATTTACGTTAGTTTCAACATTCATTCTGTTTTCTTCCATCACTTGCTCTTCTTGCTCGCTCTGCATCCTGTGCTTCTTTTCAAACAAATGTCCTCATGATCTGTTGTGGTGTTTTGAAAGTCTGAAAGTCTGTTAAGGTTTGTGgatttgagaaaaataaatgaggCATAACATTTTTTTGAAGTTAATGCATGGCatgagtggaaaaaaacactcaTTCTCAGTCCTTTTAGACTCCCCTTACACAACCTTAGGCCATTGGAAACCCTTTCATTTGAATGCTAAAGTTGCTAACAGTCTTAAAGGACAGTGATAACACCCAATACTGTGCTAAGACTTATCTCTATCCTCTCCCAGCTTGGCTCCACTCCATGCAAAGCTCCACAGCCAGTTCCCGGAAACCAGAAACTGGAACACCCGAGGAGGAGACCGCGTCCTtgggcagcagcagcggtggcaGCAGCCTGCCCGACCAGGGTTACGCTGCCTCCGAGGGCATGGCAGAGGGCGAGGACTCGGGCATGGTCAGCTCTCCATCTGACACCCAACCCACATCCCCAGACGGGAGTTTGTCTCTGGATGGTAGTAGCGGAGTCGGAGGAGAGAGACCGCCAGGACCGGTGCGGGACAATTCCAGTGACAGCGATGAGGGATGTGCCACCTGGGGATCGAGACACAGGTAGAGAGGAAGTCATGGAAATCACGGAAGAGGAGGCAGGGAAGTAGGGGTTTACAAGAGTGAGGGAGGAAAGTAAAATGTTGACAAGCATATactttatatctatatttacCTAATTTGCCGTATTTGGCTATCAAAATGATGCACAGTCTCATTTATGATGGTGAGGCACATTGAGACATCTGCATTGGCCTCAAGAGAATATGAATGACTCCCAGCGTCTATCCAGCCTCATGCTTCCCAGTATTTGCTTTTTGCGGACTCCTACTCATCTTCTACCTCAAATGTTTCCCATTGCTGTCACcttttacttttaaatacattttaatagatCCTGGTTTCCTGGTAGGGAAGataatactgtacagtacatgtgcCAGTCGCCTTGCTGTCGATCTGAGCCAGCCTAACCACCGATAACTTATACCTGCGTAGAAATGTATTAGTCAGATTCTTGCATTTGCTGAGCAAGTGTAGTTCCACACCTGTATTTCACCTGGAAAGTGACACCCATCACTGTTTCAGCCAACTATGGAAGTCTTTCCACAGCTTTTAAACTGTGCCAGCAGCAATAACCAAGCGCAGTTCCCGCCATGTGTTATATTTGAGTTGCAGTCAAAGCTGGCACCCTCAAACTTCAGAGTTTCAGAGTTATGGTTCTAGGCCCTTATTCAAAGGCTTTTGTGGAAAATGAATGCTGCCCCAGATCACTTTTCGCCTTTtaagttgttgtgaaatgtgtATGGTAATGTGCCCAGACCAGGGATCCTGGATCGATGCTCTGACTCACAGAAACGTTATGAATCCAGGGCCTGGCCCGATGCTGCCGGCTCCTCAGTATTCCAGGAAAGCACTCTTAACCCTGTTTTCTCAGAATCACTGAGGAATAGAGGACCAATCCAAGTCTCTTCTATTTGGTTTGGCCTTCTTGTTGCAATTTGTTATGGCTAATATGCCAGTAAGTCATGAGAATGCTCTGTTGAACCCTTGAAGAGAGTGAAGGAAGTTTAAACTGTGGGAATAATGTCTTTATAGCCACATGTTTCAAAGCCAGTAGGCtccaataaaaatgaaattcaaCTTTGAACAAGCGCTAAATATTTcaaattaacacatttattttctgtcctcGACTACTGAACTGCATTTAGCCTTTTGGTTTCTGTGGCAGATTAGTAACGGGAAGTGTGCCGGATGTAACAACAGCATCAAATAAGCAGTTCATAACAGCTGTTTGGTGGTGACTGGATGAGAATTACGCAGTACTGGGGAGTACTGTATTATGGCTGCTCCTTAAAAATGTTGttggatgtgtatgtgtgcagatGTCTTTTTGACACATGTTTTTATGCACCCTCCTCAGGCACAATGACATTAGCCCACAGGCAAAGCCAGGCAGGTTAAAAGACAGCTATGAAGATGACCCAGAGCTCACAGCCCAGCTCCATCAGACTTTGGCAGATTTTGAAGCAGACCTTGCAGGTGAGGGAGCCTGGCATAGGCCACAGTTCACCCATAATATTAAACTGGATTTATAGTTTTTCATGGAGGTGTCCAAGTGTACATGCCTCCAACATTGGAATCGATATGTACTGTAGTTCAGTAAAGGATTAAACCTGTTGACCATCATAACACTGCAACACTGCATTTGTCTTATACCTGAAGTAATCCTAATCCAAATTTACCACAAGTGACTATTCCAAACTCAGTCATGATAATcttcttaaaaaattaaaatgtgccCAACGTACTGTATTATGTATTAATTCCTTGACCTGTTCCGCTTTTCCAGATCACATAGATATAGTCTCAGCGAAGGAGAGCCCCTATACCATGTCCACAGACAGCAATGAGGTGCCGGTGTCTGTAGTGGACATGGACGTGCCAGTCACAGCCATAGATGAAGTACTGGAGGACTATGAACGTCACATTGTCGAAAATGAGACAACGTCAATAACCAGGATTGAGTCAGCTGGCAGCAAAGGTACGAAGAACGATATGTCCAGTGCATCAGACTTTAGTGCTTTGGATGGTGTTGTTGACATGTTGTGCCTGTATTCGGGCTCAGTAGTATCAATACAATACAGTTAAAAgcagttatatattttttcttaccCCATCTTGTCACAGGTCCAAGCTTTTGTCATCAGTCCAGTGTGGAGccacagaacaaaaacaacaatgctTGTACAGCTGCTGACAGTAATAAAAGCAGCAGTGCAAATACTAAGCAGCCGTGTCAACCTGAGCAGCGTAGGAAGTCACTGAAGAACAAGTCTACAGGTgataaaaaggaagaaaagatgcaagaaacaaaaatgaaagaGATGAGTGCTCCTGATACCAACAGTGTGAAAGAGGAGAAGCAGAGACGAACATCAGCAGTGAAATCTAATGTTgacctgcagaaacacagcaAGCGCACTGAGACCAAACCTGATCCTGTGAAAAGTAACGCTCAGTCTTTTCAAGAGAAGAAGTCCGTTCTTCCACCGACCACTCAGAGacctgcagagagagatgaagaaacGCACAGAGTTTACCAAAATAACTCCAGCCCCAATGCTTCACATGGTAAAATCACTTGTAACGTCACATCACGCTTCGGTATGAAGACTTTCACCGTGGTCCCTCCCAAACCTTCTGTCATGCATGCTGCTACaggagagccagctgtcaaatTAACTGTCGGTGCCATTAAGATTGACGATCAAGGAAACATGGTGAAAGGGGGCATCTCCCGGAGCAAAGTTGGTGGTTCATCAGAGTGTGGAGTTAATTCCAGTGAGGGGTCTCCTCTTCTTGGAAAAGCCAAAGCTTTTTGGAGCTCAAATGAGAGACAAGAAAGTTCTGTGCCCCCCAGCAAAGACCTCATTGATAAGGCTAAAGAGAGCACAGATGGCCTGAGAAGTACTCCCCCTGCAATCTCAGTGACTACTTTGAAGGGCAGTAACACCGAGGACCTAAAAATGACGCAAACTTCACATTATAAACCCGCAGAGAGAGCCCAGCCTAAAGAGACGGTTAATGAAGAAGCTAAAGAACCACTGAAAGCCATCCATGTGGCAAAAGAAGAGCGGGTAGAGGTGGAGAGCAAGATTTCAGTGTCCAAAAACGTTCACCAGCCAAGTAATAAACCTGCCCTTCCACCTCCTTTCCTTCCAGACCTGACAAGAGACCTGTCCTTCCTCAAACCATCCAGGCGAACCTCAAGCCAATACGTGGCGTCTGCCATCACTAAATACACCCCAAAGACCTCAGCTAAACCCAACTCCATCCCTAATGCACATGACGCCTCCGCTTCTTTAAAATCACAGACTTTCCAGAGATCAGGTCGGTCCATAAAAGTGAATCCACACCAGTCGTCCCAGTCGTCACCGTCAGACAATAAGGAGAATGACTCTGCTTCTAAATCCAACCCGTCTGGTCCTAAGAGGTCTATGAGCTTCCCAGAGTATGTGTCAGATAGCCAGAGAGATTTTGGAGAAGTGAGACCGGACAGGGGAGGATTTAAAAGTTGTGTTGGATCCACCAAAGGAGGCTCTAATACGCTGGAAACAGAGACGGCCAAGCATAGGCACATTCAGTCTAGTGGCCCCACCCAAAAGAACATGATCGCCAATAATGACAGCGATGATATTAAACAAATCCGACTCAGAAGCCCCAGCCCTGCCCAAAGCAGTCCTCCATACTCATCTGCCAAACCACCCACAGTCCACAAGACTGTATCCCAAAACCAGACAAGTGTGAGTAAAAACCTGTATTagaaatatttcatattaaaaatatgtatattgttGCTATAAATGACAGTGTACTTATACTACACATCTTGTCTTCAGAGCACGAGGGACGTGACCAAGGCAGCCACCCGTCTATCACCTGATGCAAAACCACAACCCTCTGTCACAGTGTCAGACGGAGGTGTGCCCCCTGGGCCTCCGCCGGTAACAGTGTTTGGGCCGGTTAAAAAGTTCAGACCTGTGATCTCTAAGTCTGTTGAGAAAGACACGTCTCTGCACAGCAGCCTGATGGAGGCGATCCAGACGGGCGGAGCCAGGGACAGACTCAAGAAGGTGAGATAAACATATTACAATATAGGGATGGACGCATGAGAAGTGATTATAACGCCAACTGGAGCAAAACTATGGGGTTGCATTTACTGTACCCAACTACCAGTAATAGAAATACACTATATTCTTAATGTCACAGTGTTAATGATGGTGTTGACTGGAAGACAGGAAAGGTTTATTGATTTTCCTctctttatttcattattagaTAACCACATCTGGTCTCAGCAGCATGAAGACAGCGTCTTATGTTGAGGAGGAGACTGAGAGGTCTGCTCTTCTGGCTGCCATTAGAGCCAAGAGCAGCTCCGGAAAGCTGAGGAAGGTAAGATACTCTCTTAGCTAGTTACACAATATCACACCATGTATGTCAATACCAAGGCATGGTAGGGAGATAAAACTGAGCCCTAAACAATCACAGTATGATTAGTTTCAGCAATGAGTATACCCCATCCACTTTCACCCCCCCTTGGATGTATCCACATTTATCCTCAAATACATACTTATTCTTTTTAGCCAAGCTAATTCATTTCGCACAgtcattcatggtccccagaggatgaatcctaatctGTTTGTTGGTCCTGTGACTTTTCTTCAAGTGCCATAATCAGATCCCACTGACTTTtgggtgcccaaacttttcccttggagggccaaaactggaactcaatggtGGACCACGGGCCAAAattaaacacctattgtattgtattattaagatgcaaaatggtactaggatcccaTGTCCCctaattgaatatgttttacatagttagccccttaaaacccacctgctgaatacaattgggctcatttatgcaatttatgcatttccaagactgtttacggaccccagtatgtagaaatattaaaaaacaacatttttaaaataggcaaaaataacacatggatactgcattcaaagaactgcatgttttccccaaaactgcatgtgattattataaagtaggcatgtctgccACTATCTTCTAACCATAAACCCTAGCCTGATACGGcctccaaaagacagtaaagtcggttgggtcttttaataaaaaaaaagaatttgctaacatctggcgggccaaatCAAACCCGATGGCGGGCCAACTTTGGCCCGCGGGCCCCACTTTGGACAGCCCTGCTCTAGCatcaccatcaggtcaaaatccTGCAAAACCattgacattcccatcagaCTCAGCTGTACTTTCTTTTTAGTGTTAAtttcagcatgctaacatactaTGCTAAGAGGatgaacataaacattatacctactaaacatcagcatgttagcattgtcattgttagCATGTTGCCATGCCGACTGAAgccctaagtacagcctcagaGAGCCGCTACTGTGGCTGTGCAGTCTTGTTGTGCTTAaaagagaacaaacacacacgcttATTGCAATCACACTGAGGATAAGAATTCTGTTTAATAGCAAATGCGAATCCTAAACTCTCTCTCGTCCGTTTtgttagctagttagcagctcACATAACCATGCATGAACCGAGTTA is a window of Sebastes umbrosus isolate fSebUmb1 chromosome 11, fSebUmb1.pri, whole genome shotgun sequence DNA encoding:
- the cobl gene encoding LOW QUALITY PROTEIN: protein cordon-bleu (The sequence of the model RefSeq protein was modified relative to this genomic sequence to represent the inferred CDS: deleted 1 base in 1 codon), whose amino-acid sequence is MTESSKPPLGRRMKARAPPPPQAPLPAPRHIFRNTVPDGGGTSGMDAKENMLRPTVELQLTLPQGHQTSVTEDGSKALMDLLVELCSRYHLNPALHTLELLSPEGHTLGFKPNALLGSLNVACVLIKEKVWEEKVVRRPAPKVPEKSVRLMVNYHGSQKAVVRVNPLVPLQALIPVISDKCEFDPAHVLLLKDSISRHELQLDKSLTELGIKELYVHNQSLVLQPKMASAPALNYSDSIHSSTTSLGRAEKKGLLGIFKFSRRKSKTETTSMDMDDYDDKVIQNTDTLSDALSTASGVASVEDRPSTLGQSQSVMNIPRMSPKAEAKKRRAPVQPGAPTPTMGHTSFEGYEMSLGSESQQRKRKAPAPPPTPSSITPGPEDTSTSAAPTPDSLATETPTPAYRNKAAQSNTASDAVVVTQTVKPVLFKTVVQPPPVCAATPTPSSPTPSSSTTDSLVVQDSSSEFSQGLDDSDPDLDQAVSYCSTLTSSTASGSVLAKPATKSSSSRVEESEKASGAAAKLNQEVTSASSSRSDTESALNLKLDDVENNRHSAMGTADRPAPPKPRRSAGQEPPQLVLPPTLSSPPIEPTDSSCPQSPMEVEEAAPQSWLHSMQSSTASSRKPETGTPEEETASLGSSSGGSSLPDQGYAASEGMAEGEDSGMVSSPSDTQPTSPDGSLSLDGSSGVGGERPPGPVRDNSSDSDEGCATWGSRHRHNDISPQAKPGRLKDSYEDDPELTAQLHQTLADFEADLADHIDIVSAKESPYTMSTDSNEVPVSVVDMDVPVTAIDEVLEDYERHIVENETTSITRIESAGSKGPSFCHQSSVEPQNKNNNACTAADSNKSSSANTKQPCQPEQRRKSLKNKSTGDKKEEKMQETKMKEMSAPDTNSVKEEKQRRTSAVKSNVDLQKHSKRTETKPDPVKSNAQSFQEKKSVLPPTTQRPAERDEETHRVYQNNSSPNASHGKITCNVTSRFGMKTFTVVPPKPSVMHAATGEPAVKLTVGAIKIDDQGNMVKGGISRSKVGGSSECGVNSSEGSPLLGKAKAFWSSNERQESSVPPSKDLIDKAKESTDGLRSTPPAISVTTLKGSNTEDLKMTQTSHYKPAERAQPKETVNEEAKEPLKAIHVAKEERVEVESKISVSKNVHQPSNKPALPPPFLPDLTRDLSFLKPSRRTSSQYVASAITKYTPKTSAKPNSIPNAHDASASLKSQTFQRSGRSIKVNPHQSSQSSPSDNKENDSASKSNPSGPKRSMSFPEYVSDSQRDFGEVRPDRGGFKSCVGSTKGGSNTLETETAKHRHIQSSGPTQKNMIANNDSDDIKQIRLRSPSPAQSSPPYSSAKPPTVHKTVSQNQTSSTRDVTKAATRLSPDAKPQPSVTVSDGGVPPGPPPVTVFGPVKKFRPVISKSVEKDTSLHSSLMEAIQTGGARDRLKKITTSGLSSMKTASYVEEETERSALLAAIRAKSSSGKLRKTKSEAAGELDKFRKVASVEERGAGPTPSPSPSPPSLTCTSPPVFTPPPPPPPPAPMFAPPPPPPVLPQGKPSTSANTSKNPVLAREAMLEAIRSGSASGRLKKVAAPTKTVQVNGRLGTIQATSSTLPQQ